A genomic window from Erythrobacter sp. BLCC-B19 includes:
- a CDS encoding sulfite exporter TauE/SafE family protein, with protein sequence MPDITQFLIDIAPFIAIGLTAQMIDGALGMAFGVTTQTLLVSAMGVPPASASASVHLVELFTTGASGLSHAWQRNVDWGLFRRLVPFGVLGGITGAYLLSNIDASAARPFVMLYLTGIGFYLLWRAIRLAQPKFEDPKYTSPLALVGGFLDAAGGGGWGPVVTSNLLIQGGDPRKVIGTVNTAEFLLTLSISLTFLLTLGLAAFTKITIGLIIGGVIAAPFGAVLASRVQPRVLLFAVSLVLIATSAFSIYKAWPII encoded by the coding sequence ATGCCTGACATCACCCAGTTCCTCATCGACATCGCGCCCTTCATCGCCATCGGTCTGACCGCGCAGATGATCGACGGGGCGCTGGGCATGGCCTTCGGGGTCACCACCCAGACCCTGCTGGTCAGCGCAATGGGTGTTCCCCCGGCAAGCGCGTCTGCCAGCGTCCATCTGGTCGAGCTGTTCACCACCGGTGCCTCGGGCCTGAGCCATGCCTGGCAGCGCAACGTCGACTGGGGGCTGTTCCGGCGCCTGGTGCCGTTCGGCGTGCTGGGCGGGATCACCGGCGCCTATCTGCTCTCGAACATCGACGCGAGCGCGGCCCGGCCTTTCGTGATGCTCTACCTCACCGGGATCGGCTTTTACCTGTTGTGGCGCGCGATACGGTTGGCGCAGCCGAAGTTCGAGGATCCCAAGTACACCAGCCCGCTGGCGCTCGTCGGCGGGTTCCTCGATGCAGCAGGCGGGGGCGGCTGGGGGCCAGTGGTGACCAGCAATCTGCTGATCCAGGGCGGCGATCCGCGCAAGGTGATCGGAACGGTCAATACCGCGGAATTCCTGCTGACCCTGTCCATCTCGCTCACCTTCCTGCTCACCCTCGGGCTTGCCGCCTTCACCAAGATCACCATCGGACTGATCATTGGCGGTGTCATCGCCGCGCCGTTCGGGGCCGTGCTGGCCAGCCGCGTGCAGCCGCGTGTGCTGCTCTTCGCAGTGTCTCTGGTGCTGATCGCCACCAGCGCCTTCAGCATCTATAAGGCGTGGCCGATCATCTAG
- a CDS encoding sulfite exporter TauE/SafE family protein, with amino-acid sequence MSALSPFVFAVPALLLAGAAAGFAGGLFGIGGGFVVVPALMLLLPLIGIVPDQIAHVAVGTSLASIIVTSLRATASHARRGAVDFALLRSWTPWVMLGTVGGTVLASVVTGEGLTAIFGTGVLAFAVYFLLPERQGAPLFAALPSGLPRAGIASALGAFSTLLGIGGGTLTTLTMTVCGTPIHRAIGTAAGMGAIIAVPATIGFVIIGMGEAGLGWGSLGYVNLPAALALIATSVIAAPLGVAAAHSLAPALLRRAFGLYLTVIGVVMIARI; translated from the coding sequence ATGAGTGCCCTCTCCCCGTTCGTCTTTGCAGTGCCGGCCCTGTTGCTGGCAGGGGCCGCGGCAGGCTTTGCCGGCGGGCTGTTCGGCATTGGCGGCGGATTTGTAGTGGTGCCGGCCCTGATGCTCCTCCTCCCGCTGATCGGCATCGTGCCCGATCAGATCGCGCACGTCGCGGTCGGCACCTCGCTTGCCTCGATCATCGTCACTTCGCTCCGCGCCACGGCGAGCCACGCGCGGCGCGGGGCGGTCGATTTCGCACTGCTGCGGAGCTGGACGCCATGGGTGATGCTGGGCACGGTAGGTGGCACCGTGCTTGCCAGCGTCGTCACGGGCGAGGGGTTGACGGCCATTTTCGGGACCGGCGTGCTGGCGTTCGCGGTCTATTTCCTGCTGCCCGAACGGCAGGGCGCGCCCCTGTTTGCAGCGCTGCCTTCGGGCCTGCCGCGCGCCGGGATCGCCAGCGCGCTCGGCGCCTTCTCGACACTGCTGGGGATCGGCGGGGGCACGCTGACGACGCTGACGATGACAGTCTGCGGCACGCCGATCCACCGCGCGATCGGGACGGCGGCGGGGATGGGCGCGATCATCGCCGTGCCGGCTACGATCGGATTCGTGATCATCGGCATGGGTGAGGCGGGGCTGGGTTGGGGCTCGCTCGGCTATGTCAATCTTCCGGCCGCCCTTGCGCTGATCGCGACCTCGGTGATTGCCGCGCCGCTAGGCGTTGCGGCGGCGCACAGCCTTGCGCCCGCGCTGCTGCGCCGCGCCTTCGGCCTCTATCTTACTGTCATCGGGGTGGTGATGATCGCCCGCATCTGA
- a CDS encoding YezD family protein codes for MDHPEKHSTTPRVLPEALALVSDALGRLRYGAIQLTVHDGKVMQIDVTERKRLTD; via the coding sequence ATGGACCATCCCGAGAAACACAGCACCACGCCCCGCGTGCTGCCCGAGGCGCTGGCGCTTGTCAGCGATGCGCTCGGCCGGCTGCGCTACGGCGCGATTCAGCTGACCGTGCACGACGGCAAGGTCATGCAGATCGACGTGACCGAAAGGAAGCGGCTGACCGACTGA
- a CDS encoding pyridoxal phosphate-dependent aminotransferase, which translates to MPTTRRSFLAGASLAGGLGTLPLSALSATGMTGPDKQPVFGPKLGQALLSRNENPYGPAPSALQAISETASMGCYYTDRGHERLTAMIAERHMVSPAQVVIGDGSTEILCAIALAWGRKGAILCPDLFWDTTVLYGERQGVATIRVPLAADMNVDLPAMASKVGEGVSLIQICNPNNPTGMLIPAADLRRFAADVAPKATLLVDEAYNELSDRPDDNSMIDLVRGGADIIVCRTFSKIYGMAGLRVGYAITSEANAKLIKSHLMSFGGNLAGVAAAIASYNDTGFLSQSRAAVLEGRAMILDAVAKAGLKALPSQTNFVFVEVPDADALRDAMAGRGIAIRGAYGSWKGYSRVSTGRLEDVARYAAALPELAGELWG; encoded by the coding sequence ATGCCGACCACGCGCCGATCTTTCCTCGCCGGAGCCAGCCTGGCTGGCGGACTAGGCACGCTGCCGCTTTCGGCGCTGAGCGCGACGGGCATGACCGGGCCGGACAAGCAGCCGGTATTCGGCCCCAAGCTCGGGCAGGCGCTCTTGAGCCGCAACGAGAACCCCTATGGCCCGGCCCCTTCCGCGCTTCAGGCGATCAGCGAGACGGCGAGCATGGGTTGCTATTACACCGACCGCGGCCACGAACGCCTGACCGCGATGATTGCCGAGCGGCACATGGTCAGCCCGGCGCAGGTCGTGATCGGCGACGGATCGACCGAGATCCTGTGCGCCATCGCGCTCGCCTGGGGGCGCAAGGGGGCGATCCTGTGTCCCGATCTGTTCTGGGATACGACCGTGCTCTATGGCGAACGGCAGGGCGTCGCGACGATCCGCGTGCCGCTTGCCGCCGACATGAACGTCGATCTGCCTGCCATGGCGAGCAAGGTCGGCGAAGGGGTCTCGCTGATCCAGATCTGCAACCCCAACAACCCCACGGGGATGCTGATCCCTGCCGCAGACCTGCGCCGCTTTGCCGCAGACGTCGCGCCCAAGGCGACGCTGCTGGTGGACGAGGCCTATAACGAACTGTCCGACCGGCCCGACGACAATTCGATGATCGACCTGGTGCGCGGCGGTGCCGACATCATCGTGTGCCGCACCTTCTCCAAGATCTACGGCATGGCCGGCCTGCGTGTGGGCTATGCGATCACGTCGGAGGCCAATGCCAAGCTGATCAAGTCGCATCTGATGAGCTTTGGCGGCAATCTGGCCGGGGTGGCCGCAGCGATTGCCAGCTACAATGATACAGGCTTCCTCTCCCAGTCGCGCGCGGCGGTCCTGGAGGGCCGGGCGATGATCCTCGATGCGGTCGCCAAGGCGGGGCTCAAGGCCTTGCCCTCGCAGACCAATTTCGTCTTCGTCGAGGTGCCCGATGCCGATGCCCTGCGCGATGCCATGGCCGGACGCGGGATCGCCATTCGTGGAGCCTACGGCAGCTGGAAGGGCTATTCGCGCGTCAGCACCGGGCGGCTCGAGGATGTTGCACGCTATGCCGCCGCCCTGCCTGAGCTCGCAGGCGAGCTGTGGGGCTGA
- a CDS encoding TonB-dependent receptor plug domain-containing protein produces MRIRTILLSSLVMPLVPAAPAFAQDAEVMEEALAAEEPGQTIIVTGSRRADRTVGDSAVPIDVIGAEQLNNSGFTETARLLRDLVPSLNFPQPSITDGTDVIRPATLRGLGADQTLVLINGKRRHASALLNINGSVGRGTQAVDINFIPASAISQIEVLRDGAAAQYGSDAIAGVINFQLNNANRGATFSATYGGYVTSIDGVNEITGLVLGANGQPTLAPDGTLAVNDTGKKLDVSDGGVLTLSSNFGLPLGDEGYLNLTAEYRDRDDTNRTGYDRRTQYNIVGGLRDAREATFDRRSHRYGDARTEDFSLFANLGVPLDDQVDFYAFGGYGERRGNSAGFYRIASDTRNVVAIYPDGFLPQIGSLSKDWAITGGIRGELGGWDFDLSAQYGQNQIDYTVLNSLNASLGAASPTEFQAGGLTYTQWVNNFDISRDIEGLFDRTTFAFGLEYRRESFQVRPGEPDSFRSGGVRINQNNPLNTSTAGAAPGAQVFPGFQPTIGGVSVVGTNARENFSAYAELDIDIVPQWNVQLAGRYEDYSDFGSDWNGKVATRLELTDWAALRGAISTGFRAPGVAQQFFAAAATNNVAGVLVDAVTLPVGNPVAQALGSSPLKPETAVNWSVGTVLSPFEGFNLTVDWFQIDIDDRIVLTENLSATRDAAGNPSGTGAGRAIAQILNDAGFNTISAARFFINGIDTRTRGIDAIATYRMDVGDAGRMTLTAGYNWTDNTITGRNDVPGALNQVPGIVLFGRLESLRIEQGQPRDRVNLGLDYEQGWASFTLRANRFGEVLAPGTDAFTDLTIKPAWVLDAEVRVEPVDGLELAVGSNNLLDKYPTANPVGVGTDPVTGNPRNYSPNNYFLPFSSFSPFGFNGRFIYGRVSYRF; encoded by the coding sequence ATGCGTATTCGCACCATTCTTCTCTCCTCCCTCGTCATGCCGCTGGTGCCCGCGGCCCCTGCTTTTGCGCAGGACGCGGAGGTCATGGAGGAGGCGCTGGCAGCCGAAGAACCCGGGCAGACGATCATCGTCACCGGTTCGCGCCGCGCCGACCGCACTGTCGGCGACAGCGCCGTGCCAATCGACGTGATCGGCGCTGAACAGCTCAACAATTCCGGCTTCACCGAAACCGCGCGCCTGCTGCGCGATCTGGTGCCGAGCCTCAACTTCCCCCAGCCCTCGATCACCGACGGCACCGACGTGATCCGCCCGGCCACGCTGCGCGGGCTTGGCGCGGATCAGACGCTGGTGCTGATCAACGGCAAGCGCCGCCACGCCTCGGCATTGCTCAACATAAACGGATCGGTTGGGCGCGGGACGCAGGCGGTCGACATCAACTTCATCCCGGCCTCGGCCATCAGCCAGATCGAAGTCCTGCGCGACGGCGCGGCAGCGCAATATGGCTCTGACGCGATTGCGGGGGTCATCAATTTCCAGCTCAACAATGCCAACCGGGGCGCGACCTTCAGCGCGACCTATGGCGGTTATGTCACGTCAATCGATGGGGTGAACGAGATCACCGGACTGGTGCTCGGCGCAAATGGCCAGCCGACCCTCGCGCCCGATGGCACGCTGGCGGTCAATGACACCGGCAAGAAGCTCGATGTCAGCGACGGCGGCGTGCTGACGCTGTCGTCGAACTTCGGCCTGCCGCTAGGCGATGAGGGCTATCTCAACCTCACCGCCGAGTATCGCGACCGCGACGACACCAATCGCACCGGATACGACCGGCGCACGCAATATAACATCGTCGGAGGTTTGCGCGATGCGCGCGAGGCGACCTTCGACCGCCGCTCGCACCGTTACGGCGATGCACGGACCGAGGATTTCTCGCTGTTCGCCAACCTTGGCGTTCCGCTCGATGATCAGGTCGATTTCTACGCCTTTGGCGGCTACGGCGAGCGGCGCGGCAATTCGGCCGGGTTCTACCGCATCGCCTCCGACACCCGCAACGTCGTAGCGATCTATCCCGACGGCTTCCTGCCGCAGATCGGCTCGCTTTCGAAGGACTGGGCGATCACCGGGGGTATCCGGGGCGAGCTTGGCGGCTGGGACTTCGACCTGTCGGCGCAATATGGCCAGAACCAGATCGATTACACCGTGCTCAACTCGCTTAACGCCTCATTGGGCGCGGCGAGCCCGACCGAGTTTCAGGCGGGCGGACTGACCTATACCCAATGGGTCAACAATTTCGACATCAGCCGCGACATCGAAGGCCTGTTTGATCGCACAACATTCGCCTTCGGCCTCGAATACCGGCGCGAATCTTTCCAGGTGCGCCCCGGCGAGCCGGACAGCTTCCGTTCGGGCGGGGTGCGGATCAATCAGAACAACCCCCTCAACACCAGCACCGCTGGTGCCGCGCCGGGCGCGCAGGTATTCCCCGGCTTCCAGCCGACCATCGGCGGCGTATCGGTGGTGGGCACCAATGCGCGCGAGAACTTCTCGGCCTATGCCGAACTCGACATCGACATCGTCCCGCAGTGGAACGTGCAGCTGGCGGGCCGCTACGAGGACTATTCGGACTTCGGCAGCGACTGGAACGGCAAGGTCGCAACCCGGCTTGAACTGACCGATTGGGCCGCGCTGCGCGGGGCGATCTCGACCGGCTTCCGCGCGCCGGGCGTGGCGCAGCAATTCTTCGCCGCAGCGGCCACCAACAATGTCGCAGGCGTGCTGGTGGACGCGGTGACCCTGCCGGTCGGCAACCCGGTGGCGCAGGCCTTGGGTTCCTCGCCGCTCAAGCCCGAAACCGCGGTCAACTGGTCGGTCGGCACGGTGCTGAGCCCGTTCGAAGGCTTCAACCTCACCGTCGACTGGTTCCAGATCGACATCGACGACCGCATCGTCCTGACCGAGAACCTCTCGGCCACCCGCGATGCGGCAGGCAACCCCAGCGGAACGGGCGCAGGCCGGGCGATTGCGCAGATCCTCAATGATGCGGGCTTCAACACGATTTCCGCTGCGCGCTTCTTCATCAACGGGATCGACACCCGCACGCGCGGGATCGATGCCATCGCGACCTATCGCATGGACGTGGGCGATGCCGGGCGGATGACGCTGACGGCGGGCTACAACTGGACCGACAACACAATTACGGGCCGCAACGATGTGCCCGGCGCGCTCAATCAGGTGCCGGGGATCGTGCTGTTCGGGCGGCTGGAATCGCTGCGGATCGAGCAGGGCCAGCCGCGTGACCGGGTCAATCTCGGCCTCGATTACGAGCAGGGCTGGGCCTCGTTCACGCTGCGCGCCAACCGCTTTGGCGAGGTGCTGGCACCGGGCACGGACGCCTTCACCGACCTGACGATCAAGCCCGCCTGGGTGCTCGATGCCGAAGTGCGGGTCGAACCGGTGGACGGGCTGGAGCTGGCGGTCGGATCGAACAACCTGCTCGACAAGTATCCCACCGCCAACCCGGTGGGTGTGGGCACCGATCCGGTGACGGGCAACCCGCGCAACTATTCGCCCAACAACTACTTCCTGCCCTTCTCGAGCTTCTCGCCCTTCGGGTTCAACGGGCGGTTCATCTATGGCCGGGTGAGCTACCGGTTCTGA
- a CDS encoding TonB-dependent receptor, protein MHPNFLRSALLHGAALSALLSAPAYAQDDNAAETATPDAAEETGSNDIIVTARRRTESAQDIPLAVSVLDAKQLDATGAFNVNRLQQLAPTLQFYSSNPRNTAVNIRGLGVPFGLTSDGFEQGVGIYVDDVYYSRVASATFDFLDVAQIEVLRGPQGTLYGKNTTAGAINIQTNQPTFDFEGRAEVSLGNYNFQQARLAVSGPLSETVAARVAFSGTSRNGTIRNVTTGEAIQSLDNIGLRAQLLWEPTDSLKIKLVGDYNKQDAVCCGSVFVRTGATQRPLNRQFAALAAAQNYAPPSTNPFDRLTDLDSNLNAGNVIAGAALKITWDVGPGTFTSVSAWRYWDWKPENDRDFTGLSIVALSQNPSQQDQYTQEFRYAYSGDSIDFVLGAFAFNQRIDTQGTEAHGINSSRWTIAPNNALSNDPSVLNGLTARNLQFLKSTSAALFGQLSWKVTDAFTIQPGVRLNYDKKSGFYQRRVFTGTGVELTGTETDARSRAQLGVFTPQTSAPSDSDWNLTYDLTASYELAPDVLAYGTYARSFKTIGINQNGLPTDAAGVPIAAAGTIRPEKVDHFEIGLKSQFWDRKATLNLAAFRTDIRDYQATVNNGQFGVLRGFLANAGKVRSQGIEADFQIRPSARFTAYTNAAYTDAKYVRFIDAPCPPELSGGTTAAAGQTPSAPGTPGGISPANCDISGQRLPGVSKWSFSFGAEGNVPATFLGKEGEVYLGYDGTYRSNFSSNPSPSAYTFIDGYSLSNFRIGFRTDDGLNLFAWLRNAFDADYFEQLFVGPGNTGLIAGLPGDPRTWGATAAITF, encoded by the coding sequence ATGCATCCGAATTTTCTGCGCAGCGCGCTGCTGCACGGCGCGGCTTTGTCTGCGCTGCTGAGTGCCCCTGCTTACGCGCAGGACGACAACGCCGCCGAAACCGCCACCCCAGACGCTGCAGAGGAGACCGGAAGCAATGACATCATCGTCACCGCCCGCCGTCGCACCGAAAGCGCGCAGGATATTCCGCTGGCGGTCTCGGTGCTTGACGCAAAGCAGCTCGATGCAACCGGGGCGTTCAACGTGAACCGCCTCCAGCAGCTTGCGCCAACCCTGCAATTCTATTCCTCGAACCCGCGCAACACTGCGGTGAACATCCGCGGCCTTGGCGTGCCCTTCGGCCTCACCAGCGACGGGTTCGAACAGGGCGTCGGCATTTACGTGGACGATGTCTATTATTCGCGCGTTGCCTCGGCGACCTTCGACTTCCTCGATGTGGCGCAGATCGAAGTGCTGCGCGGGCCGCAGGGCACGCTCTACGGCAAGAACACCACTGCGGGCGCGATCAACATCCAGACCAATCAGCCGACCTTCGACTTCGAGGGCCGCGCCGAGGTGAGTCTGGGCAATTACAACTTCCAGCAGGCGCGTCTTGCGGTGTCCGGCCCGCTGTCGGAGACGGTTGCCGCGCGTGTGGCCTTCTCGGGCACCAGCCGCAACGGCACGATCCGCAATGTCACCACTGGCGAGGCCATCCAGAGCCTCGACAATATCGGCCTGCGCGCCCAGCTCTTGTGGGAGCCGACCGACAGCCTCAAGATCAAGCTGGTGGGCGATTACAACAAGCAGGATGCGGTGTGCTGCGGATCGGTGTTCGTGCGCACCGGGGCGACCCAGCGGCCCTTGAACCGCCAGTTTGCAGCCCTTGCCGCCGCGCAGAACTACGCGCCGCCCAGCACCAATCCTTTCGATCGCCTGACCGATCTCGATTCCAACCTTAACGCGGGCAACGTGATCGCGGGCGCGGCGCTCAAGATCACCTGGGACGTGGGTCCGGGCACTTTCACCTCGGTCAGCGCCTGGCGATACTGGGACTGGAAGCCCGAGAACGACCGTGACTTCACCGGGCTTTCGATCGTCGCCCTGTCGCAGAACCCTTCGCAGCAGGATCAGTACACGCAGGAATTCCGCTACGCCTATAGCGGTGACAGCATCGACTTCGTGCTGGGTGCCTTCGCCTTCAACCAGCGGATCGACACGCAGGGCACCGAGGCGCACGGCATCAATTCCAGTCGCTGGACAATTGCCCCCAATAACGCGCTGTCGAACGACCCCAGCGTGCTGAACGGCCTCACCGCGCGCAATCTCCAGTTCCTCAAGAGCACCAGCGCGGCGCTGTTCGGGCAGCTTTCATGGAAGGTGACCGACGCCTTCACGATCCAGCCGGGCGTGCGGCTCAACTACGACAAGAAGTCGGGCTTCTATCAGCGGCGGGTGTTCACCGGCACCGGGGTGGAGCTGACCGGCACCGAGACTGACGCCCGTTCCCGCGCGCAGCTTGGCGTCTTCACCCCGCAGACCAGCGCGCCGTCCGACAGCGACTGGAACCTCACCTATGACCTGACGGCGAGCTACGAACTCGCGCCCGATGTGCTCGCCTACGGCACCTATGCGAGGAGCTTCAAGACCATCGGGATCAACCAGAACGGCCTTCCGACCGATGCGGCCGGGGTGCCGATTGCGGCGGCGGGCACGATCCGGCCCGAAAAGGTCGATCACTTCGAGATCGGCCTCAAGAGCCAGTTCTGGGATCGCAAGGCGACGCTGAACCTGGCGGCCTTCCGCACCGACATCCGCGACTATCAGGCAACCGTGAACAACGGCCAGTTCGGGGTGCTGCGCGGGTTCCTCGCCAATGCGGGCAAGGTGCGCTCGCAGGGGATCGAGGCGGACTTCCAGATCCGCCCGAGCGCGCGTTTCACCGCCTATACCAACGCGGCCTACACCGACGCGAAATATGTGCGCTTCATCGATGCGCCGTGCCCGCCGGAACTGTCGGGCGGCACCACCGCGGCCGCAGGCCAGACCCCCTCGGCTCCCGGCACCCCCGGCGGCATCAGCCCGGCCAATTGCGACATTTCCGGCCAGCGTCTGCCGGGCGTGTCCAAGTGGTCGTTTTCCTTCGGGGCGGAGGGCAATGTCCCTGCGACGTTCCTCGGCAAAGAGGGCGAGGTGTACCTGGGTTATGACGGCACCTACAGGTCGAACTTCTCGTCCAACCCTTCGCCGTCTGCCTACACCTTCATCGACGGCTACAGCTTGTCCAATTTCCGTATTGGCTTTCGCACCGATGATGGGCTCAACCTGTTTGCCTGGCTGCGCAATGCCTTTGACGCGGACTATTTCGAACAGCTTTTCGTCGGCCCCGGCAACACCGGGCTGATCGCGGGGCTGCCGGGCGACCCGCGCACCTGGGGTGCGACCGCTGCGATCACCTTCTGA
- a CDS encoding RrF2 family transcriptional regulator, translating to MLSQKTRYAIRAMQHLADHYGEGPVQLAMIADEQKIPAKFLTVILSELTRAGLVESQRGRDGGYWLAIPPIDITYGDLIRHMRGSLALVPCASRYAHEKCKNCLEEGACRTRALMLDVRDRTAQILDGIRLSDPIEPVPSFAEDSV from the coding sequence ATGCTGTCCCAAAAGACCCGCTACGCGATCCGCGCGATGCAGCACCTGGCCGACCACTATGGCGAGGGGCCGGTTCAGCTGGCGATGATTGCCGACGAGCAGAAGATCCCCGCCAAGTTCCTGACAGTGATTCTCTCGGAACTGACCCGCGCCGGGCTGGTCGAATCGCAGCGCGGGCGAGACGGGGGCTACTGGCTGGCGATCCCGCCAATCGACATCACCTATGGCGACCTTATCCGCCATATGCGCGGCAGCCTCGCGCTGGTGCCCTGCGCCAGCCGCTACGCCCACGAAAAGTGCAAGAACTGCCTGGAGGAGGGCGCGTGCCGCACTCGCGCGCTGATGCTCGATGTGCGCGACCGGACGGCGCAAATCCTTGATGGAATTCGTCTTTCCGATCCGATTGAGCCAGTGCCCTCGTTCGCCGAGGACTCGGTCTGA
- a CDS encoding SDR family oxidoreductase: MDLQLDGKGALVLGASKGLGRAIADSLAAEGAAVTTVARSGSADAGARHIIADLDDPAAPTQILAALEQAGATIDILVLNSGGPPTGTAAATGPDQFAAVFGRMFNAQLALAQALLPGMRERGFGRILAVASTSVVTPIPGLVLSNAIRAALASWCKTLAGEVAAEGVTVNLLLPGQIATDRLSSLHHARAAAAGMDADAVMAHAMAAVPAGRFGRPEEFGDFAAFLASPRASYITGCAIKVDGGLTASL; the protein is encoded by the coding sequence ATGGATCTGCAACTGGATGGCAAGGGCGCGCTGGTGCTCGGCGCGAGCAAGGGGCTGGGCAGGGCCATTGCCGACAGCCTCGCAGCCGAAGGCGCGGCGGTGACCACGGTGGCCCGTTCGGGCAGTGCCGATGCCGGTGCGCGCCATATCATTGCCGATCTTGATGATCCCGCCGCGCCCACGCAGATCCTCGCCGCGCTTGAGCAGGCGGGTGCCACCATCGACATTCTCGTGCTTAACAGCGGCGGCCCGCCGACCGGGACAGCCGCAGCGACCGGGCCAGATCAGTTCGCGGCGGTGTTCGGGCGGATGTTCAATGCCCAGCTCGCCCTTGCCCAAGCGCTGCTGCCGGGAATGCGGGAGCGCGGGTTTGGCCGCATTCTGGCGGTTGCCTCGACCAGCGTCGTCACACCGATCCCCGGCTTGGTGCTGTCCAATGCCATTCGCGCAGCGCTCGCATCATGGTGCAAGACACTGGCCGGAGAGGTCGCCGCCGAGGGTGTCACCGTCAACCTGCTGCTGCCCGGCCAGATCGCGACCGACCGGCTCTCGAGCCTCCACCATGCCCGCGCCGCCGCCGCCGGAATGGATGCCGACGCGGTCATGGCCCATGCGATGGCTGCGGTTCCGGCGGGCCGTTTCGGGCGGCCCGAGGAGTTCGGCGACTTTGCCGCTTTCCTCGCCAGTCCGCGGGCCAGCTACATCACCGGTTGCGCGATCAAGGTCGATGGTGGGCTGACAGCCTCGCTCTGA
- a CDS encoding SDR family NAD(P)-dependent oxidoreductase yields the protein MQGSLAGKAAIVTGAARGQGRAFALALAAAGADVAICDVGAAGIPTVGYAMGGALDAVARGIEAHGVRALAMACDVRDQAQVDAFIAATLAAFGRIDILVNNAGILSGGKPAHELDDATWTTMIDVNLTGAWRMARGVTGPMIAQGQGGRIVNIASVAGHVGTPGYAHYCAAKHGLMGLTRAMAGELAAHKITVNAICPGLVDTPMVAHATDEVAAAHGLSVEAAYELQLTPHLIKEKITPEQAAAPLMYLVSEAARVVTGSALMIDAGWSAV from the coding sequence ATGCAGGGATCACTCGCAGGCAAGGCGGCGATCGTCACCGGCGCGGCGCGCGGGCAGGGACGGGCCTTCGCGCTCGCGCTGGCGGCAGCGGGCGCGGATGTGGCGATCTGCGATGTCGGCGCGGCGGGAATTCCGACGGTCGGCTATGCCATGGGCGGCGCGCTGGACGCGGTCGCGCGCGGGATCGAGGCCCATGGCGTGCGCGCGTTGGCGATGGCCTGCGATGTGCGCGATCAGGCGCAGGTCGATGCCTTCATCGCCGCCACGCTGGCGGCCTTCGGGCGGATCGACATTCTGGTGAACAACGCCGGGATCCTGAGCGGCGGCAAGCCCGCGCACGAGTTGGACGATGCGACCTGGACGACGATGATCGACGTCAACCTGACCGGCGCCTGGCGCATGGCGCGCGGCGTGACGGGGCCGATGATCGCGCAAGGGCAGGGCGGGCGGATCGTCAACATCGCCTCGGTTGCAGGGCATGTCGGCACGCCTGGCTACGCCCATTACTGCGCCGCGAAGCACGGGCTGATGGGCCTCACCCGGGCGATGGCGGGCGAGCTTGCCGCGCACAAGATCACGGTCAATGCGATCTGCCCGGGGCTGGTCGACACGCCGATGGTCGCCCATGCGACCGACGAGGTCGCCGCGGCCCACGGCCTCAGCGTCGAGGCGGCTTACGAGTTGCAGCTCACCCCGCATCTCATCAAGGAAAAGATCACCCCCGAACAGGCCGCCGCCCCGCTGATGTATCTCGTCAGCGAGGCCGCGCGGGTGGTGACGGGATCGGCCTTGATGATCGACGCAGGCTGGTCGGCGGTGTGA